A portion of the Avibacterium sp. 20-132 genome contains these proteins:
- a CDS encoding type VI secretion system Vgr family protein, which produces MNTLKFPDFSVSKGLHFTLEVAQLPPDTFRVVKFDFEEGYNSLFKLSIVAATQHNQLPFGSLLDCAATLSIWQDGERQRNISGIVTQIKLGKTGERYTFYHFTLSPHLWRLTQKRRSRIFQHTSIEDILKTLLSDSDVLFHTIDIAYRTRREYCVQYRETDYEFFQRIIGEEGLFFFCTEDEHNQIDRLFIYDDAHRLSKEDTLSLDYNANPTVLRQAPHLRTFQWTEQIRPSEVLLKDYTFKKPNWNAEYGLQGTQEEIQFQGDYPYYDYPGRYKNDSGERFAQYRLDSLRRDAHTGEGESNHPALRIGQLLHIHRHPRADFNQPWQLTYIQHHGEQPQALEEESHFSQRENTTFITNRFECLSPEKTFRSNFPQKPQICGTQTAVVTGPKGEEIFTDYQGRVKVKFHWDKGEFNDSRSSCWVRVAQPWAGQNWGMLAIPRVGQEVVVSFLEGDPDQPLIIGRVYNELQIPPGNLPATYTQMHIKSKTYKGEGYNSILFEDAASRELFEMHAQRDMTTVVEHDQKNHIKNHRTLTVNGSQRTQIDQGRTTQITTGNDIKTVLAGNNLEIISLLKAIQAKEIFNAAHDRIELEVGKQTSLTMDNEKILLRFGKNTILMNEEGIWLDGVHIGMQEKEIEKENFLTEGIQLYSHSFILQDKSGNPYKNMPYIIRYDGKTLTGISDNEGRTRPIYTQDETKVDVQIDWEKL; this is translated from the coding sequence ATGAACACACTAAAATTCCCCGATTTTTCTGTTTCCAAAGGCCTCCACTTCACCCTCGAAGTAGCACAACTGCCGCCTGACACCTTCCGTGTTGTCAAATTCGATTTCGAAGAAGGCTATAATTCCCTCTTTAAACTCTCCATTGTCGCGGCAACACAACATAATCAGCTTCCATTTGGTTCACTACTCGACTGCGCTGCAACCCTTTCCATCTGGCAAGATGGTGAGCGACAACGGAATATCTCCGGTATCGTCACACAAATCAAACTCGGTAAAACCGGTGAACGCTATACCTTTTATCACTTTACCCTCTCCCCTCATCTCTGGCGATTAACCCAAAAAAGACGCTCTCGTATTTTCCAACATACCAGCATTGAAGATATCTTAAAAACCCTGCTGAGCGATTCCGATGTGCTTTTTCACACCATTGATATCGCCTACCGCACAAGACGGGAATATTGTGTGCAATACCGCGAAACCGATTATGAATTTTTCCAACGGATTATCGGTGAAGAAGGCTTGTTTTTCTTTTGTACGGAAGATGAACATAATCAAATTGACCGGCTCTTTATTTACGATGATGCCCATCGTTTATCCAAAGAAGATACCCTCTCCCTTGACTATAATGCCAATCCTACCGTATTACGCCAAGCCCCTCATCTCCGTACCTTCCAATGGACCGAACAAATTCGTCCTTCTGAAGTGTTGTTAAAAGATTACACCTTCAAAAAACCAAATTGGAATGCGGAATATGGCTTACAAGGCACGCAAGAAGAGATTCAATTCCAAGGAGACTACCCTTACTACGACTACCCTGGCCGCTATAAAAATGACAGTGGCGAACGCTTTGCCCAATATCGTCTCGACAGTTTACGCCGTGATGCCCATACGGGCGAGGGAGAAAGTAATCACCCAGCTTTAAGGATAGGTCAGCTCTTACACATTCATCGCCATCCTCGTGCTGACTTCAATCAGCCTTGGCAATTAACTTACATTCAACATCATGGAGAACAACCGCAAGCCTTGGAAGAGGAAAGCCATTTTAGTCAACGTGAAAATACCACCTTTATCACTAATCGCTTTGAATGTCTTTCTCCGGAGAAAACTTTCCGTAGTAATTTCCCTCAAAAACCACAAATCTGTGGCACACAAACGGCGGTAGTCACTGGCCCCAAAGGGGAAGAAATCTTCACGGATTACCAAGGCCGGGTTAAAGTGAAATTTCATTGGGATAAAGGGGAATTCAACGATTCCAGAAGTTCTTGCTGGGTGCGTGTTGCTCAACCTTGGGCGGGGCAAAACTGGGGAATGCTCGCCATTCCGCGTGTTGGGCAAGAAGTGGTGGTGAGCTTTTTAGAAGGCGACCCTGACCAACCGCTGATTATTGGACGCGTGTATAATGAACTACAAATCCCACCAGGTAATCTGCCTGCCACCTATACCCAAATGCACATTAAATCAAAAACCTACAAAGGGGAAGGTTACAACAGCATTCTCTTTGAGGATGCCGCGAGCCGAGAATTATTTGAAATGCATGCCCAGCGGGATATGACCACAGTGGTTGAGCATGACCAAAAAAATCACATTAAAAACCACCGCACTTTAACAGTTAACGGTAGCCAACGTACTCAAATTGACCAAGGCAGAACCACCCAAATCACCACTGGTAATGACATCAAAACTGTCTTAGCGGGAAACAATCTTGAAATCATCAGCTTACTTAAAGCCATTCAAGCTAAAGAGATTTTCAACGCGGCACACGACCGCATTGAGCTTGAAGTGGGTAAACAAACCAGCCTGACGATGGACAATGAAAAGATTCTCCTTCGCTTTGGTAAAAACACGATTTTAATGAATGAAGAAGGGATTTGGTTGGATGGCGTGCATATTGGAATGCAGGAGAAGGAAATTGAAAAAGAGAATTTTTTAACAGAAGGCATTCAACTCTACAGCCATAGCTTTATACTCCAAGATAAATCGGGTAACCCATATAAAAATATGCCTTACATCATACGTTATGATGGTAAAACCTTAACAGGTATCAGTGATAATGAAGGAAGAACACGTCCGATTTACACTCAAGACGAAACAAAAGTAGATGTACAAATTGATTGGGAAAAACTATAA
- a CDS encoding IS1595 family transposase: MKITYCKLKKSIQKKLLEFFVAEVTARTAANLLDIQPNTAALFYHKIRLVIGYHLSLEVNEIFEGEIELDESYFGGHRKGKRGRGAAGKVAVFGLLKRQGKVFTVVVENTKSETLLPVIKRKIKPDSWVYTDTYRSYDALDVSEFHHERINHSELFAVKQNHINGIENFWTQVKRILRKYNGINRKNFPLFLKECEFRFNFGTPKEQLKILRKWCEI, translated from the coding sequence ATGAAGATAACATATTGTAAATTAAAGAAATCCATACAGAAAAAACTGCTTGAGTTTTTTGTCGCAGAAGTTACTGCAAGAACAGCAGCAAATTTGCTAGATATTCAACCGAATACAGCCGCTTTGTTCTACCATAAAATCAGGCTTGTGATTGGCTATCATTTATCCCTTGAAGTTAACGAGATTTTTGAGGGGGAAATTGAACTAGACGAAAGCTATTTTGGTGGTCATCGAAAGGGAAAACGAGGACGAGGAGCGGCTGGAAAAGTTGCTGTTTTTGGGTTACTAAAACGACAAGGAAAGGTATTTACTGTTGTGGTTGAAAACACCAAGAGTGAAACATTACTCCCTGTTATTAAAAGAAAAATCAAGCCTGATAGCTGGGTTTATACGGACACTTATCGCAGTTATGATGCTCTTGATGTGAGTGAATTTCACCACGAACGAATCAATCATTCCGAGCTATTTGCGGTGAAACAAAATCATATTAATGGCATTGAAAATTTTTGGACTCAGGTGAAGCGGATACTGCGAAAATATAATGGAATTAACCGAAAAAACTTTCCTTTATTCTTGAAGGAATGTGAATTTCGGTTTAACTTTGGGACACCAAAAGAGCAGTTAAAAATATTGCGAAAATGGTGTGAAATTTAG
- a CDS encoding type VI secretion system Vgr family protein — translation MNTLKFPDFSVSKGLHFTLEVGQLPPDTFRVVKFDFEEGYNSLFKLSIVAATQHNQLPFGSLLDCAATLSIWQDGERQRNISGIVTQIKLGKTGERYTFYHFTISPHLWRLTQKRRSRIFQHTSIEDILKTLLSDSDVLFHTIDIAYRTRREYCVQYRETDYEFFQRIIGEEGLFFFCTEDEHNQIDRLFIYDDAHRLSKEDTLSLDYNANPTVLRQAPHLRTFQWTEQIRPSEVLLKDYTFKKPNWNAEYGLQGTQEEIQFQGDYPYYDYPGRYKNDSGERFAQYRLDSLRRDAHTGEGESNHPALRIGQLLHIHRHPRADFNQPWQLTYIQHHGEQPQALEEESHFSQRENTTFITNRFECLSPEKTFRSNFPQKPQICGTQTAVVTGPKGEEIFTDYQGRVKVKFHWDKGEFNDSRSSCWVRVAQPWAGQNWGMLAIPRVGQEVVVSFLEGDPDQPLIIGRVYNELQIPPGNLPATYTQMHIKSKTYKGEGYNSILFEDAASRELFEMHAQRDMTTVVEHDQKNHIKNHRTLTVNGSQRTQIDQGRTTQITTGNDIKTVLAGNNLEIISLLKAIQAKEIFNAAHDRIELEVGKQTSLTMDNEKILLRFGQNTILMNEEGIWLDGVHIGMQEKDILHQNKTVNKQKKYSHFFIVQDSNNKARRNIPYKIYVKNKVIMTGYTNDKGETEVFYSDNQEDLHFEIDYSLSDINYFK, via the coding sequence ATGAACACACTAAAATTCCCCGATTTTTCTGTTTCCAAAGGCCTCCACTTCACCCTTGAAGTGGGCCAACTGCCGCCTGACACCTTCCGTGTTGTCAAATTCGATTTCGAAGAAGGCTATAATTCCCTCTTTAAACTCTCCATTGTCGCGGCAACACAACATAATCAGCTTCCATTTGGTTCACTACTCGACTGCGCTGCAACCCTTTCCATCTGGCAGGATGGTGAGCGACAACGGAATATCTCCGGTATCGTCACACAAATCAAACTCGGTAAAACCGGTGAACGCTATACCTTTTATCACTTTACTATCTCCCCTCATCTCTGGCGATTAACCCAAAAAAGACGCTCTCGTATTTTCCAACATACCAGCATTGAAGATATCTTAAAAACCCTGCTGAGCGATTCCGATGTGCTTTTTCACACCATTGATATCGCCTACCGCACAAGACGGGAATATTGTGTGCAATACCGCGAAACCGATTATGAATTTTTCCAACGGATTATCGGTGAAGAAGGCTTGTTTTTCTTTTGTACGGAAGATGAACATAATCAAATTGACCGGCTCTTTATTTACGATGATGCCCATCGTTTATCCAAAGAAGATACCCTCTCCCTTGACTATAATGCCAATCCTACCGTATTACGCCAAGCCCCTCATCTCCGTACCTTCCAATGGACCGAACAAATTCGTCCTTCTGAAGTGTTGTTAAAAGATTACACCTTCAAAAAACCAAACTGGAATGCGGAATATGGCTTGCAAGGCACACAAGAAGAGATTCAATTCCAAGGAGACTACCCTTACTACGACTACCCTGGTCGCTATAAAAATGACAGTGGCGAACGCTTTGCCCAATATCGTCTCGACAGTTTACGCCGTGATGCTCATACGGGCGAGGGAGAAAGCAATCACCCAGCTTTAAGAATAGGCCAACTCTTACACATTCATCGCCATCCTCGTGCTGACTTCAATCAGCCTTGGCAATTAACTTACATTCAACATCATGGCGAACAACCGCAAGCCTTGGAAGAGGAAAGCCATTTTAGTCAACGTGAAAATACCACCTTTATCACTAATCGCTTTGAATGTCTTTCTCCGGAGAAAACTTTCCGTAGTAATTTCCCTCAAAAACCACAAATCTGTGGCACACAAACTGCGGTAGTCACTGGCCCCAAAGGGGAAGAAATCTTCACGGATTACCAAGGCCGGGTTAAAGTGAAATTTCATTGGGATAAAGGGGAATTCAACGATTCCAGAAGTTCTTGCTGGGTGCGTGTTGCTCAACCTTGGGCGGGGCAAAACTGGGGAATGCTCGCCATTCCGCGTGTTGGGCAAGAAGTGGTGGTGAGCTTTTTAGAAGGCGACCCTGACCAACCGCTGATTATTGGACGCGTGTATAATGAGCTACAAATCCCACCAGGTAATCTGCCTGCCACCTATACCCAAATGCACATTAAATCAAAAACCTACAAAGGGGAAGGTTACAACAGCATTCTCTTTGAGGATGCCGCGAGCCGAGAATTATTTGAAATGCATGCCCAGCGGGATATGACCACAGTGGTTGAGCATGACCAAAAAAATCACATTAAAAACCACCGCACTTTAACAGTTAACGGTAGCCAACGTACTCAAATTGACCAAGGCAGAACCACCCAAATCACCACTGGTAATGACATCAAAACTGTCTTAGCGGGAAACAATCTTGAAATCATCAGCTTACTTAAAGCCATTCAAGCTAAAGAGATTTTCAACGCGGCACACGACCGTATTGAGCTTGAAGTAGGCAAACAAACCAGCCTGACGATGGACAATGAAAAGATTCTCCTTCGCTTTGGTCAAAACACGATTTTGATGAATGAAGAAGGCATTTGGTTGGATGGTGTGCATATTGGAATGCAGGAGAAAGATATTCTACATCAAAATAAAACAGTAAATAAACAAAAGAAATACAGCCATTTTTTTATTGTTCAAGATAGTAATAATAAAGCAAGAAGAAATATCCCATATAAAATTTATGTAAAAAATAAAGTAATAATGACCGGATATACCAATGACAAAGGTGAAACTGAGGTGTTTTATAGTGACAATCAGGAGGATTTACATTTTGAAATAGATTATAGTTTAAGCGATATTAATTATTTTAAATAA
- a CDS encoding IS1595 family transposase: MKITYCKLKKSIQKKLLEFFVAEVTARTAANLLDIQPNTAALFYHKIRLVIGYHLSLEVNEIFEGEIELDESYFGGHRKGKRGRGAAGKVAVFGLLKRQGKVFTVVVENTKSETLLPVIKRKIKPDSWVYTDTYRSYDALDVSEFHHERINHSELFAVKQNHINGIESFWNQAKRILRKYNGINRKNFPLFLKECEFRFNFGTPKEQLKILRK; encoded by the coding sequence ATGAAGATAACATATTGTAAATTAAAGAAATCTATACAGAAAAAACTGCTTGAGTTTTTTGTTGCAGAAGTTACTGCAAGAACAGCAGCAAATTTGCTAGATATTCAACCGAATACAGCCGCTTTGTTCTACCATAAAATCAGGCTTGTGATTGGCTATCATTTATCCCTTGAAGTTAACGAGATTTTTGAGGGGGAAATTGAACTAGACGAAAGCTATTTTGGTGGTCATCGAAAGGGAAAACGAGGACGAGGAGCGGCTGGAAAAGTTGCTGTTTTTGGGTTACTAAAACGACAAGGAAAGGTATTTACTGTTGTGGTTGAAAACACCAAGAGTGAAACATTACTCCCTGTTATTAAAAGAAAAATCAAGCCTGATAGCTGGGTTTATACGGACACTTATCGCAGTTATGATGCGCTTGATGTGAGTGAATTTCACCACGAACGAATCAATCATTCCGAGCTATTTGCGGTGAAACAAAATCATATTAATGGCATTGAAAGTTTTTGGAATCAGGCGAAGCGGATACTGCGAAAATATAATGGAATTAACCGAAAAAACTTTCCTTTATTCTTGAAGGAATGTGAATTTCGGTTTAACTTTGGGACACCAAAAGAGCAGTTAAAAATATTGCGAAAATAG
- a CDS encoding type VI secretion system amidase effector protein Tae4, translating into MGWLWYSEEKTNNKHNSIKELKLRTIKFKELWNNYPDTNPKHISNESNGQDIFNDHCAINISETLLKIGLQMRSFKGAKCYGKCNYPKMHVLRAQELANWLTKKPFPGILEPEIYTGKNFEEHIGNKTGIIFFQDYWVRPGEKNGIRTGDHIDLWNKGELASMNPISSWARLNFPSIGELFGLSDLRHAKKVLFWRIE; encoded by the coding sequence ATGGGATGGCTATGGTATAGTGAAGAAAAAACTAATAACAAACACAACTCTATAAAAGAATTAAAATTAAGAACTATTAAATTTAAAGAACTATGGAATAATTATCCAGATACCAATCCGAAACATATAAGCAATGAAAGTAATGGACAAGATATTTTTAATGATCATTGTGCAATAAATATAAGTGAAACACTATTAAAAATAGGATTACAAATGCGTTCTTTCAAAGGGGCAAAATGCTATGGTAAATGTAATTATCCTAAAATGCATGTATTACGCGCTCAAGAGTTAGCTAACTGGTTAACTAAAAAACCTTTCCCTGGAATCCTTGAGCCTGAAATATATACCGGAAAAAATTTTGAAGAACATATTGGAAATAAAACAGGAATTATTTTTTTTCAAGATTATTGGGTTAGACCTGGAGAAAAAAATGGAATCAGAACAGGAGATCATATTGACTTATGGAATAAAGGTGAATTAGCCAGCATGAATCCTATTTCCAGTTGGGCAAGATTAAATTTTCCTAGTATAGGAGAATTATTTGGTTTATCTGATCTCAGACATGCAAAGAAAGTATTATTTTGGAGAATAGAATGA
- a CDS encoding type VI secretion system Vgr family protein → MYRNETKIPTFSVANDLHFTLEVAQLPPDTFRVVKFDFEEGYNSLFKLSIVAATQHNQLPFGSLLDCAATLSIWQDGERQRNISGIVTQIKLGKTGERYTFYHFTLSPHLWRLTQKRRSRIFQHTSIEAILKTLLSDSDVLFHTIDIAYRTRREYCVQYRETDYEFFQRIIGEEGLFFFCTEDEHNQIDRLFIYDDAHRLSKEDTLSLDYNGNPTVLRQAPHLRTFQWTEQIRPSEVLLKDYTFKKPNWNAEYGLQGTQEEIQFQGDYPYYDYPGRYKNDSGERFAQYRLDSLRRDAHTGEGESNHPALRIGQLLHIHRHPRADFNQPWQLTYIQHHGEQPQALEEESHFSQRENTTFITNRFECLSPEKTFRSNFPQKPQICGTQTAVVTGPKGEEIFTDYQGRVKVKFHWDKGEFNDSRSSCWVRVAQPWAGQNWGMLAIPRVGQEVVVSFLEGDPDQPLIIGRVYNELQIPPGNLPATYTQMHIKSKTYKGEGYNSILFEDAANRELFEMHAQRDMTTRVEHDQKNHIKNHRTLTVNGNQRTQIDQGRTTQITTGNDIKTVLAGNNLETISLLKAIQAKEIFNAAHDRIELEVGKQTSLTMDNEKILLRFGKNTILMNEEGIWLDGVHIGMQEKELQVPDNTGELQEQYDETFFLSDIDTGEKIVGYPFLIITDSGKHIFGYTNDNGEIPKIITGNRSEVIKIYFGDEALYFYDEE, encoded by the coding sequence ATGTACCGAAATGAGACTAAAATACCAACCTTCTCCGTTGCTAACGATCTCCACTTCACCCTTGAAGTGGCACAACTGCCACCTGACACCTTCCGTGTTGTCAAATTCGATTTCGAAGAAGGCTATAATTCCCTCTTTAAACTCTCCATTGTCGCAGCAACACAACATAACCAGCTTCCATTTGGTTCACTACTCGACTGCGCAGCAACCCTTTCCATCTGGCAAGATGGTGAGCGACAACGGAATATCTCCGGTATCGTCACACAAATCAAACTCGGTAAAACCGGTGAACGCTATACCTTTTATCACTTTACCCTCTCCCCTCATCTCTGGCGATTAACCCAAAAAAGACGCTCACGCATTTTCCAACATACCAGTATTGAAGCTATCTTAAAAACCCTGCTGAGCGATTCCGATGTGCTTTTTCACACCATTGATATCGCCTACCGCACAAGACGGGAATATTGTGTGCAATACCGCGAAACCGATTATGAATTTTTCCAACGGATTATCGGTGAAGAAGGCTTGTTTTTCTTTTGTACGGAAGATGAACATAATCAAATTGACCGGCTCTTTATTTACGATGATGCCCATCGTTTATCCAAGGAAGATACCCTCTCCCTTGACTATAATGGCAATCCTACCGTATTACGCCAAGCCCCTCATCTCCGTACCTTTCAATGGACCGAACAAATTCGTCCTTCTGAAGTGTTGTTAAAAGATTACACCTTCAAAAAACCGAACTGGAATGCGGAATATGGCTTACAAGGCACACAAGAAGAGATTCAATTTCAAGGAGACTACCCTTACTACGACTACCCTGGCCGCTATAAAAATGACAGTGGCGAACGCTTTGCCCAATATCGTCTCGACAGTTTACGCCGTGATGCCCATACGGGCGAGGGAGAAAGCAATCACCCAGCTTTAAGAATAGGCCAACTCTTACACATTCATCGCCATCCTCGTGCTGACTTCAATCAGCCTTGGCAATTAACTTACATTCAACATCATGGCGAACAACCGCAAGCCTTGGAAGAGGAAAGCCATTTTAGCCAACGTGAAAACACCACCTTTATCACTAATCGTTTTGAATGTCTTTCTCCGGAGAAAACTTTCCGTAGTAATTTCCCTCAAAAACCACAAATCTGTGGCACACAAACTGCGGTAGTCACAGGCCCCAAAGGGGAAGAAATTTTCACGGATTACCAAGGCCGGGTTAAAGTGAAATTTCATTGGGATAAAGGGGAATTCAACGATTCCAGAAGTTCCTGCTGGGTACGTGTTGCTCAACCTTGGGCAGGGCAAAACTGGGGGATGCTCGCTATTCCGCGTGTTGGGCAAGAAGTGGTGGTGAGCTTTTTAGAAGGCGACCCAGACCAACCGCTGATTATTGGACGCGTGTATAATGAGCTGCAAATCCCACCAGGTAATCTGCCTGCTACCTATACCCAAATGCACATTAAATCAAAAACCTACAAGGGGGAAGGTTACAACAGCATTCTCTTTGAGGATGCCGCGAACCGAGAATTATTTGAAATGCACGCCCAGCGGGATATGACCACACGGGTTGAACATGACCAAAAAAATCACATCAAAAACCACCGCACTTTAACGGTTAACGGTAACCAACGTACTCAAATTGACCAAGGCAGAACCACCCAAATCACCACCGGTAATGACATCAAAACCGTCTTAGCGGGAAACAACCTTGAAACCATCAGCTTACTTAAAGCTATCCAAGCGAAAGAGATTTTCAACGCGGCACACGACCGTATTGAGCTTGAAGTGGGCAAACAAACCAGCCTGACGATGGACAATGAAAAGATTCTCCTTCGCTTTGGTAAAAACACGATTTTGATGAATGAAGAAGGCATTTGGTTGGATGGCGTGCATATTGGGATGCAGGAGAAGGAGTTGCAAGTGCCGGATAATACAGGGGAATTGCAAGAGCAGTATGATGAAACATTCTTCTTATCAGATATAGATACAGGAGAAAAAATTGTTGGTTACCCATTTCTCATTATAACTGATAGCGGTAAACATATTTTTGGTTATACAAATGACAATGGGGAGATCCCCAAGATTATAACAGGCAATAGATCCGAAGTTATAAAAATATACTTCGGAGATGAGGCTTTATATTTTTACGATGAAGAATAA